taaaagaaaaaaaaacattgacatAACCCTGTAAAATGCACAAGGAGGAATCATAAACAGATGCCTGAGAAAGGCTGAACTTCAAGTGTCACGCTGTTCAATGGTTGTGATTTGTGTTATTATAGAAACGTCATTCCATCGTTGTCACGCCTTCAATACATCATCAGACGGTGTCATACAACTCGAAGCAACTCATTCATCCTGGCCAGCGGACGGCTTCTGCAGAGTAGACTTTACGCCTACGAGCATCGTCACTGGTCAGCAGTATAGCATCACCGTTGACCTGCGCGCTAGGCATGTCTCCCATGACACAACTCGAGGTGTACATCCGGGAGTTGCGTTTAACATGGTTGACGGCGACAACTTCGACGTTGTGTATTTCAGGTATAGAGTAGAACTACCCCGCCCTCTCCCTTGATACCTACATAATCGAGCTTACTCGAGCTAcctgctcatattctaccctTTTAACTTGATTTCTAGTGTATGTTAACTCTCGCCTTACCTGACACCCCGATATTAAGGGCGCCTCGTTATCACGGACACCCAAGGTCACCTCGTTATCGCTGACACCCCAGGTCACCTCGTTATCACGGAcaccatatcaaacatattccccataGATAGTCTCCTTCGTttgtattgccttatatggacattgatgcccatattaaAAAGAGATAAAGATAAaacgctccctgatctccaaaaaatatggtgaaaaatgctaattcctgtcaatttgagactcgcggcaAATCTTTTTCTTACTAATCTTAAAAAGCCCTGATACTCAgccctccaagagattgacctCGCTATCATGGACATCCTAATATTAGGGCACCTCGTTATCACGGAAATCCCAATATAAGAGACACCTCGTTATCACGAAACTATTAGTATTAGGAACAACTTGTTATCACGGACTTTCCAGTATTAGGAACACCTCGTTATCACGAACATCACAATATTAGGAACACCCCGTTATCACGGACAATCCAGTATTATGGACACCTCGTTATCAAGGACAACCTAATATTTTGGGCCACCTCGTTATCACGAACATCTTAGTATTAGAAACACCTACTCACCACGGACATCCCAGTATTTGGAACACCTAGTTATCACGGACATCCCAGTATTAGGAACACCTAGTTATCACGGATATCTTAATATAAGGGACACCATGTTATCAAGGACAACCTAATATTGGGGACACCTCGTTATCACGGACAATCCAGTATTAtggacacctcgttattaaggACAACCTAATATTTTGGGCCACCTCGTTATCACGAACATCTCAGTATTAGAAACATCTACTCACCACGGAGATCCCAGTATTTGGAACACCTAGTTATCACGGACATCCGAATATCAGAAACCCCTTGTTATCACGGATATCTTAATATCAGAAACCCCTTGTTATCACGGATATCTTAATATCAGAAACCCCTTGTTATCACGGATATCTTAATATCAGAAACCCCTTGTTATCACGGATATCTTAATATCAGAAACCCCTTGTTATCACGGATATCTTAATATAAGGGACACCTTGTTATCAAGGACAACCTAATATTGGGGGCACCTCGTTATCACGGACATCTCAGTACAAggaacacctcgttattacgtACATCCCAGTACTAGGAACACCTCGTTATCACGGACATTTCAGTATCAGGAGCAGCTCGTTATGACGGACATCTCAATATAGGGGACACCTGTTTATCATGGGCATCTGAATTTTAGGGACCCCTCGTCCCCCTCGGGGGGAGGCTCTTTAAAACCCCCTTCCGGGAAAATTGCTATAACTTCTTAACCATAGAAGCTAAGAGGTTTAAAATTggtgacttttcctaaaatctaTCTGCGGATGTTTTGATGCCATTGACATGTCGAGGAGACGCTCCATGTTATTATGGCAACCAGCGTTTTACACATAAGTAGTTTTACACATAACTAAAAAGTAgtgattttttgtttatattttggtcctgtttcttagatttaaatgcctcttttgactttataagtttgtttagGTGTCAAGTTTCAAGATAtttgggggagtggggtgggtAAATTTTGCTTTCTCACAGctgttgttaaaaatgtcactagatTTACTAGATGACACTTTTAAAGCTAATACCATGCATGTATGATTGATATGAGCAGTAATACATGCACACCGAAGcttttttgtaataattactgatttctttttcttttgcaaaaatctTTAGATTTTAGATCCAAGATGGTGGACCGAAGATGGCGGAAATTCTtccaaaaaaattgattaataaacgtttttatggcctttttgcattgtaaaACCGTTAAAAAGTTGATTTTGACATATCTAGATGATGTAAAATGATTTCAACCATATATCTGATAATTTaggcaatatttgaaataatatctAAACAACatatttatgacgtcattatgacgtcataattgACTCGACCACATCCAAAAAAAAGGCGTGACGATTCTTTGCATGCTGGTGATCATTGTGGTCTGGTGATTAGAGTGGCccttttacccccccccccccctcccccctcccagtCGCAGACAGCGCAAAATAGctcagtctgaatagggttaagaTACCACACGCATAAACCTGACGTACAAAGAAATACTGATATTATAGGCTGTCCTATTACAATAACTAGATTATGGTCACTTATGGTGTCCGTATGCTAATACGGACACCATACGTATGCTAATACAGACATGATGGATTTGTATTCCAATTTGGGCTGTGTTTATCTTACACGATTATAaggataaaaataattttagtttatgattattttttagagaaaaaaacttAAGCCGCAGAATCATTTCTCTGTCGTCGTCTCGTCTGTGTATTTAACTCAAGCTCGTTTACTTCATCAGGCCCCATAGCGTGAGTACCTGCTTTCAGCCTGGATCAGTACGAGCTGGCGCTTTCTCTGGAAAACAATCGTCATCTTGTGGCTCGCAACACCCCGGCCGGGATGAGTGGTTCTCAGTTTCACTTTCTGTAACGCAATCCTCTGTCACGGTGAAAATCAACAGTGTTGTTGTAGGAACCTTCAGCCCAACGTTCCCTTTGAAAAGACAAGGTGCCGCCGTGGTTGTAAATGGTTACGATACGGTGCTCTATGTGCGCAACTATCAAGCCTAGtctttctctctcttttattctattattgtttttcaccttctcccttttgctttttaatttccctgtatattttctttcatatttgtttatttcttttctatctttttttccttatttcgTTGCTCCGGTGCCTTTTTTGTTTGGCTTATGGactattatttttcatatttttttatttacttagaTTAACATTTTTACTCACCTTCTTCTGATTACTTACTTCGCTTGTACCGTATCTAAATTACccattttcttattgtttctgTTTTCCTCTTTTATTCAACTTTTATTTCATTTGACACTTTTTATACCTTCTcctttcatttttgttttatttcattttactcACTCTTACTTCGCTCAGCAATGATGATTGAGGGTGATTGCAATAGTCTGTCCGTTAAGGATTACTCggatgatggcaatgatatgtacggaaaaaaagaaactctgATAGCACCAACAAACCCTTGTCCGAGGTAGACACCTCCAATAGTGACACTATCAGGGATTGACAACTTCTGTAATAGCAATATCTTGTCCAGAACAGACTCTTGGATAATGGTAAACACCGTCCGAGATTAACAACTCGGTAGCGACAACACTCCGTCCGGGATAGACCACTCAAAAAGAAACAATACCCTTTCCGGGATAGACCACTCAGATAATGACAATCTCCGTCCGAGATTAACAACTCGATAGCGACAATATTTCGTCCGGGATAGACCACTCCTATAATAGCAATATACTAACCGGAACAGACCACTCGGATAATGGCAATTGTCTGTCCGGGATATAACACTCGGATAATGACTATACTCTGTCCGGCAAAGACCACTAGGATAATTACTATACTCTGTCCAATATTGACCACATAGATAATAGCAACACTCTGTCCGGGAAAGACCAGTCGGATAATGTCTATTCTCTGTCCGGGATAGACCACTCGGATAATGACAACAATCTGTCCGGGATAGACCTCTCTGGTAGCTGTAATAATCTGTCCGGGATAGACCGAGTGGCAATACTCTGTACGGGATAGACCACTCGGATAATAGCAATACTCTGTACGGGATAGACCACTGGGATAATGGCAATACTCTGTACGGGATAGACCACTCGGATAATGGCAATACTCTGTCCGGGATAGACCACTCGGATAATGGCAATACTCTGTCCGGGATAGACCACTCGGATAATGGCTATACTCTGTACGGGATAGACCACTCGGATAATGGCTATACTCTGTACGGGATAGACCACTCGGATAATGGCAATACTCTGTCCGGGATAGACCACTCGGATAATGGCTATACTCTGTACTGGATAGACCACTCGGATAATGGCAATACTCTGTACGGGATAGACCACTAGGATAATGGCAATAGTCTGTATGGGATAGACCACTCGGATAATGGCAATACTCTGTACGGGATAGACCACTCGGAAAATGTCTATACTCTGTCCAGAATAGACCACTCGGATAATGACTTTACCCTGCCCGGAATAGACCACTCGGA
The DNA window shown above is from Nematostella vectensis chromosome 15, jaNemVect1.1, whole genome shotgun sequence and carries:
- the LOC116604783 gene encoding uncharacterized skeletal organic matrix protein 7; translated protein: MSSSLCLKKGDKRVAMVMVMVIATVLPYVAGGCKKMVYATNLMGKALMNHEFRSTEANSDSHCSSLCFHDDRCISYNFGPIIEFKGICNLSHADHLQYPEDFVDAPEHYYSAVENSCDCTKDQICRLNFLDGTHHCDFNETSFHRCHAFNTSSDGVIQLEATHSSWPADGFCRVDFTPTSIVTGQQYSITVDLRARHVSHDTTRGVHPGVAFNMVDGDNFDVVYFRPHSVSTCFQPGSVRAGAFSGKQSSSCGSQHPGRDEWFSVSLSVTQSSVTVKINSVVVGTFSPTFPLKRQGAAVVVNGYDTVLYVRNYQA
- the LOC125560746 gene encoding nacrein-like protein C1, whose translation is MIEGDCNSLSVKDYSDDGNDMYGKKETLIAPTNPCPRPSGNTLYGIDHSDNSNTLYGIDHWDNGNTLYGIDHSDNGNTLSGIDHSDNGNTLSGIDHSDNGYTLYGIDHSDNGYTLYGIDHSDNGNTLSGIDHSDNGYTLYWIDHSDNGNTLYGIDH